The Exiguobacterium mexicanum genome includes a window with the following:
- a CDS encoding 2-oxoglutarate dehydrogenase E1 component, with amino-acid sequence MGESSNGREQVQAFYGPNLGYIVELYEQYVEDPESVDAETRQYFDEHGAPEASAPVASAASFDLEKVVAATRLVNDIRALGHKAADIYPLKDHPREHGLFAFDRYGLSEADLEQVPAHLLSEDVPKPGANALELVRHLLDVYTGTVAIELRHLDDMEEKRWIRRRIEQGALKAKYSKNEKIELFQRLAETELFESFLHKTYVGQKRFSIEGLDAMVPLLDAMVGGLISSGSEHINIGMAHRGRLNVLAHVLGKPYEMIFAEFQHAPNKELIPSEGSIGINFGWSGDVKYHLGLDRRVLEEKKEVRLNLANNPSHLEFVGSVVEGYTRAAQDDRSEKGMAVQHDDKAASILIHGDAAFPGQGIVAETLNMTNLKGYRTAGTVHVIANNTIGFTTDPSDSRSTRYASDIAKGYEIPVFHVNADDPEACVAVAKLCSEYRAKFHKDILVDLIGYRRYGHNEMDEPMNTNPVLYKAIKEHQSVRHVYADVLEAEGVMSKEDKATIEQSIEDRLKSARDLVPAEEEDADIVLPEAVHKGFPFVETGVERDVLQQLNDELLVWPEGFGVFHKLQKVLDRRRDAFADNGKVDWGHAETLAYASIISDGTPIRLSGQDSERGTFAQRNIMLNDVETGKKFSPLHHLSTANASFSVHNSPLSEGSVLGFEYGYNVFAQDTLVLWEAQYGDFANSAQVMFDQFISAGRAKWGQKSGLVMLLPHGYEGQGPEHSSARMERYLTLAGEKNWTVANLSTAAQYFHILRRQAKMLGTEQVRPMIIMTPKSLLRHPLAASSVDELSDNNFRPIIEQVGLGENPEQVERLVFCSGKMAIDLQEATMKSEESLDFLHIIRVEEIYPFPVREIRDVISRYPNAKEIVWVQEEPKNMGAWTYIEPRLEAVTSNRLNVRYVGRRRRSSPAEGNPTAHKQEQARIIRDAISRDAVSAAAGTSTYQKDRK; translated from the coding sequence ATGGGAGAGTCGTCGAACGGTCGCGAACAAGTGCAAGCATTTTATGGTCCAAACTTAGGCTACATCGTTGAATTATATGAGCAATACGTTGAAGACCCAGAATCGGTCGACGCGGAGACGCGTCAATACTTTGACGAACACGGGGCACCGGAAGCGAGCGCGCCTGTCGCGTCGGCTGCATCGTTTGATTTAGAGAAAGTCGTGGCAGCGACACGGTTGGTCAATGATATCCGGGCACTCGGCCATAAAGCGGCCGATATTTATCCGCTCAAAGACCACCCACGCGAACACGGCTTGTTTGCATTTGACCGTTACGGATTGAGTGAGGCCGACCTCGAGCAAGTACCAGCTCACTTGTTGTCGGAAGACGTGCCAAAACCGGGCGCGAACGCGCTCGAACTCGTTCGTCATTTGCTTGACGTCTATACTGGCACGGTTGCCATCGAGCTCCGCCACTTGGACGATATGGAAGAGAAGCGTTGGATTCGCCGCCGCATCGAGCAAGGCGCATTGAAAGCGAAGTACTCGAAGAACGAGAAAATCGAGCTCTTCCAGCGTCTAGCCGAGACAGAGTTGTTCGAGTCGTTCCTTCATAAAACATACGTCGGACAGAAACGCTTCTCGATCGAAGGGCTCGACGCGATGGTGCCGCTCCTTGACGCCATGGTCGGCGGCCTCATCTCGAGCGGGTCTGAACATATCAACATCGGGATGGCCCACCGCGGACGCTTGAACGTACTCGCGCACGTGCTCGGCAAACCGTACGAAATGATTTTCGCCGAATTCCAGCACGCTCCGAACAAAGAGTTGATCCCATCGGAAGGGTCAATCGGCATCAACTTCGGATGGTCGGGCGACGTGAAATATCACCTCGGTCTCGACCGCAGAGTGTTAGAAGAGAAGAAAGAGGTCCGTTTGAACCTTGCCAACAACCCGAGCCACCTCGAGTTTGTCGGTTCGGTCGTCGAAGGGTACACGCGTGCGGCGCAAGACGACCGCTCGGAAAAAGGGATGGCAGTCCAACATGACGACAAGGCCGCATCGATCTTGATTCACGGAGACGCCGCCTTCCCAGGACAAGGCATCGTCGCCGAGACGCTCAACATGACGAACTTGAAAGGCTATCGTACAGCCGGGACGGTCCACGTCATCGCCAACAACACGATCGGCTTCACGACCGACCCGAGCGACTCGCGCTCGACACGTTATGCGAGCGATATCGCCAAAGGCTATGAGATTCCAGTCTTCCACGTTAATGCGGACGACCCGGAAGCGTGTGTCGCCGTCGCCAAACTGTGCAGCGAGTATCGTGCCAAGTTCCATAAAGACATCCTCGTCGACTTGATCGGTTACCGCCGCTACGGTCATAACGAGATGGATGAGCCGATGAACACGAACCCGGTGCTCTATAAAGCCATCAAAGAACACCAATCGGTCCGTCACGTCTACGCAGATGTGCTCGAAGCGGAAGGTGTCATGTCGAAAGAAGACAAGGCGACGATCGAACAGTCGATTGAGGATCGTCTCAAGTCGGCCCGTGACCTTGTCCCGGCCGAAGAAGAAGATGCCGACATCGTCTTGCCGGAAGCGGTCCATAAAGGATTCCCGTTCGTCGAGACGGGCGTGGAACGTGACGTGCTCCAACAATTGAACGATGAATTGCTCGTCTGGCCGGAAGGCTTCGGCGTGTTCCATAAACTTCAAAAAGTGCTTGACCGTCGCCGTGACGCGTTCGCGGACAATGGGAAAGTCGACTGGGGCCATGCTGAGACGCTCGCCTATGCCTCAATCATCTCGGACGGTACGCCGATCCGCTTGAGCGGGCAAGATTCAGAGCGCGGAACGTTCGCGCAACGTAACATCATGTTGAACGATGTCGAGACTGGCAAGAAGTTCTCGCCGCTCCATCACTTGTCGACGGCGAACGCCTCGTTCTCGGTCCACAACAGCCCGCTCTCAGAAGGTTCAGTGCTCGGGTTCGAATACGGCTACAACGTGTTCGCCCAAGACACGCTCGTGCTTTGGGAGGCACAGTACGGCGACTTCGCCAACTCGGCGCAAGTCATGTTCGACCAGTTCATCTCGGCCGGTCGCGCCAAGTGGGGCCAAAAATCAGGTCTCGTCATGCTGTTGCCGCACGGCTATGAAGGCCAAGGTCCTGAGCACTCGAGCGCCCGGATGGAGCGTTACTTGACGCTCGCCGGAGAGAAGAACTGGACGGTCGCGAATTTGTCGACGGCCGCGCAGTACTTCCACATCTTGCGTCGTCAGGCGAAGATGCTCGGTACGGAACAAGTTCGTCCGATGATCATCATGACACCGAAGAGCCTGCTCCGTCATCCGCTTGCAGCCTCATCGGTCGATGAACTGTCCGACAATAACTTCCGTCCGATTATCGAACAAGTTGGTCTCGGTGAGAATCCGGAGCAAGTCGAACGTCTCGTCTTCTGTTCAGGGAAGATGGCAATCGATTTGCAAGAAGCGACGATGAAGTCAGAGGAGTCACTCGACTTCTTGCACATCATCCGCGTCGAAGAGATTTATCCGTTCCCGGTTCGTGAAATCCGTGACGTGATCAGTCGCTATCCGAACGCAAAAGAGATCGTCTGGGTCCAAGAAGAACCAAAAAATATGGGGGCTTGGACATATATCGAACCGCGTCTTGAAGCGGTCACGTCGAACCGATTGAACGTCCGTTACGTCGGCCGCCGCCGTCGTTCGAGTCCGGCCGAAGGAAATCCGACGGCCCATAAACAAGAACAAGCACGCATCATCCGTGACGCCATCTCACGTGACGCCGTCTCGGCTGCTGCCGGCACGAGCACATACCAAAAAGATCGTAAATAA
- a CDS encoding ABC transporter ATP-binding protein, which translates to MLSVQNVHKKMGQTNVLTNVSFDVTPGEIFGFLGPNGAGKTTTIRIITGLMPATHGKVTVDGFDVSTERQQALSRIGAIVENPAFYPYLTGRENLIHAMNLIPDLKKVDLNTLGALVGLETKLDMKVKQYSLGMKQRLGIARALLHNPKVLILDEPTNGLDPAGIADLRNYLRHLADHRGIAILISSHLLSEMELITDRFAIIDQGQIKSVQGGDGEAKTESVILCKVGREQMNEALDVVALAFDDVKIIQQSAETFIVPRPETDIPHLLKHLVERDIAVYQIGMKHETLEEQFLKLTKKEGGTNNAFITSQ; encoded by the coding sequence ATGTTATCCGTACAAAATGTACACAAGAAAATGGGCCAGACGAACGTCCTGACGAACGTCAGTTTTGACGTCACGCCCGGAGAAATCTTTGGCTTCCTCGGCCCGAACGGCGCCGGGAAGACGACGACGATTCGTATTATCACCGGCCTCATGCCAGCAACACACGGCAAAGTGACCGTCGACGGATTCGACGTCTCGACAGAACGCCAACAAGCGCTCAGTCGCATCGGGGCCATCGTCGAAAACCCGGCTTTCTATCCGTATTTGACGGGCCGCGAGAACCTGATTCACGCGATGAATTTGATTCCTGATCTAAAGAAAGTCGACTTGAACACCCTCGGTGCCCTCGTCGGACTTGAGACAAAGCTCGATATGAAAGTGAAACAATACTCACTCGGGATGAAACAGCGACTCGGCATCGCCCGTGCCCTGCTCCATAACCCGAAAGTATTGATCCTCGACGAGCCGACAAACGGTCTCGACCCAGCAGGCATCGCTGATTTGCGCAACTACTTACGGCATTTAGCCGACCACCGCGGCATCGCCATCCTCATCTCGAGTCACTTATTGAGCGAGATGGAACTGATCACCGACCGGTTCGCCATCATCGATCAAGGACAAATCAAGTCGGTCCAAGGCGGAGACGGTGAGGCTAAGACGGAAAGTGTCATCCTCTGTAAAGTCGGCCGCGAGCAGATGAACGAAGCGCTCGATGTCGTGGCACTCGCTTTTGATGATGTGAAAATCATTCAACAGTCAGCTGAGACGTTCATCGTCCCGCGTCCGGAAACCGATATCCCGCATTTGTTGAAACATCTCGTCGAACGTGACATCGCCGTCTATCAGATCGGGATGAAACACGAGACACTTGAAGAACAGTTCTTGAAATTGACGAAAAAAGAAGGAGGCACGAACAATGCGTTCATTACTAGCCAATGA
- a CDS encoding ABC transporter permease, with amino-acid sequence MRSLLANEFMKWRRTIKPLVALGMYTGIIVLTYFIVRSGNNPGDAETFVNYATMAAMTFLGIFTIVFTAEMIGNELKFDTLKHLLMSPYSRDRILLSKLVAALLIMLAQFVFILAVTYGFALTLDGELTLEQFRNVLLSVSSGVFVIFLTLMFSVVFKSVGVVIGFTVLANFVSTMIGGLLIAWKPAIAKWIVFLHTDLSIYYQSPGFMETMDVTIWFSAFYVLIHIVAFYIITAFMFRSKTFAE; translated from the coding sequence ATGCGTTCATTACTAGCCAATGAGTTCATGAAATGGCGACGTACGATCAAACCGCTCGTCGCACTCGGTATGTACACTGGGATCATCGTCTTAACGTACTTCATCGTCCGGAGCGGCAACAACCCAGGTGACGCGGAAACGTTCGTCAACTATGCGACGATGGCGGCGATGACGTTCCTCGGCATCTTCACGATCGTGTTCACCGCTGAGATGATTGGGAACGAGTTGAAATTTGATACGTTGAAGCATTTGCTCATGAGCCCTTACTCGCGCGATCGAATTTTACTGTCGAAACTTGTGGCCGCCCTTCTCATCATGCTCGCCCAGTTCGTGTTCATTCTTGCCGTCACGTACGGTTTTGCGTTGACGCTCGACGGGGAGTTGACGCTCGAGCAGTTCCGCAATGTCCTGCTTAGCGTCTCGAGCGGCGTGTTCGTCATCTTCTTGACGCTCATGTTCTCGGTCGTCTTCAAATCGGTCGGGGTCGTGATCGGCTTCACCGTGCTCGCAAACTTCGTCTCGACGATGATCGGTGGTCTTCTCATCGCGTGGAAACCGGCCATCGCCAAATGGATTGTCTTCCTACACACGGACTTGTCGATCTACTACCAAAGCCCAGGTTTCATGGAGACGATGGACGTGACGATTTGGTTCTCGGCGTTCTACGTCTTGATTCACATCGTCGCCTTCTATATCATCACGGCGTTCATGTTCCGCAGCAAAACGTTTGCTGAATGA
- a CDS encoding isochorismatase family cysteine hydrolase, producing MPKTALLIIDLFNDFDFVGGDDLFRHTEPIVDPILKLKRHFKENDWPVIYCNDNFGQWKDSTEDIIRHVESSKGSAIAKRIAPEEKEYFIIKPRHSTFYGTQLDILLRQLDVTSLVLTGVASDICILFSANDGYMREYELHVPRDCVAAETDKRNDSALIVIHEALGIPIDDADTYIKNTQV from the coding sequence ATGCCAAAGACGGCGTTACTCATCATCGATCTGTTTAACGACTTCGATTTCGTCGGTGGGGACGACCTGTTTCGACATACGGAGCCGATTGTCGACCCGATTTTGAAACTGAAACGTCACTTTAAAGAGAACGACTGGCCGGTCATCTATTGCAACGATAACTTCGGGCAGTGGAAAGACAGCACCGAGGATATCATCCGGCACGTCGAGTCTTCAAAAGGCAGCGCCATCGCCAAGCGGATCGCGCCGGAAGAAAAAGAATACTTCATCATCAAGCCGAGACACTCGACATTTTACGGGACACAGCTCGACATCTTGTTGCGTCAACTTGACGTCACATCGCTCGTCCTGACCGGTGTCGCCTCAGATATCTGTATCCTGTTCTCGGCGAATGACGGCTATATGCGTGAGTATGAGCTTCATGTCCCGCGCGACTGTGTCGCCGCCGAGACGGACAAGCGCAACGACAGCGCCTTGATCGTCATCCACGAGGCGCTTGGCATTCCAATCGATGATGCCGACACATATATAAAAAATACCCAGGTGTGA
- a CDS encoding class I SAM-dependent methyltransferase translates to MTLDYTGERVIPDRMDPLNGLLLEHIARYHFALLYMNGRVLDFASGSGYGSQLIAKNLKGTVTEVVALDLSKEATRYAKGRYHHPNVAYVVGDVLDRTLPEKLGTFDCIVSFETIEHVTDYEAFMANVWQLLKPGGILVLSTPFGQGVGQPTNELFHVHQFTEAEFEELFTSFTSTEFYYQRGVLVEPKRGARHYPIGITVAVK, encoded by the coding sequence ATGACATTAGATTATACGGGAGAACGGGTCATCCCAGATCGCATGGACCCGCTGAACGGCTTGTTGCTTGAACATATCGCCCGTTATCATTTCGCCCTCTTATACATGAACGGACGTGTCCTCGATTTTGCGAGCGGGAGCGGATACGGCAGTCAATTGATCGCCAAGAACTTGAAAGGGACCGTGACCGAGGTCGTCGCGCTCGACTTGTCAAAAGAGGCGACGCGCTATGCGAAAGGCCGCTATCACCATCCGAACGTGGCCTATGTAGTAGGCGACGTGTTAGACCGGACGTTGCCGGAGAAACTCGGGACGTTCGACTGCATCGTCAGCTTCGAAACGATCGAACACGTGACCGACTATGAGGCGTTCATGGCGAACGTGTGGCAACTCTTGAAGCCAGGGGGCATCTTGGTGTTATCGACGCCATTCGGGCAAGGGGTCGGGCAACCGACGAATGAACTGTTCCATGTCCACCAGTTCACCGAGGCCGAGTTTGAGGAATTATTTACGTCATTCACGTCGACCGAATTTTATTATCAACGAGGTGTGCTCGTCGAACCGAAACGGGGGGCACGCCATTATCCAATCGGGATCACCGTCGCGGTTAAATAA
- a CDS encoding LTA synthase family protein, protein MNRTNQSKGRMDRFRQAALDSFKTQRLFWMFTILLWTKSLIAYQFFFNMPAENLVQAFILIINPLSFTLFLFAFSFFFGGNKRKWALYSLYLVSSLILFADTTYYREFTDFLTVPVLFQSSNMETLSSSFLSLLEWKDLLLLGDLVVLPFLLWKMKETSQASQRRVLITFTAAAAMFGFNLVLAETERPELLTRSFDRELLVKNLGTFNFHVYDAMLQTKTSAQKALADGSELDEVENFTRQNYAAPDPEMFGKYKGKNVVVVSFESAQNFTHNMKASNGEYITPNLNKLIEESHYWPNYYHTTGQGKTSDAEFALDNSLYGLSRGGVYFTNADNEYNALPEVIKDDNYYSAVFHANNKSFWNRDQMYQNIGVDKFFDEASYDLGNPEDMTEWGLLDDEFFRQSVPMLEELPEPFYAKFITLTNHFPYTMPSEKHELVPKFETNSTTLNNFPQALAYQDYALGLFIDELKANGMWDDTIFVVYGDHYGISTNHNTAMADLLGKDELTPYDVAKLQAVPFAIHLPGQDKGEVHETIGSHVDMNPTIQHLLGIDTSEQVGFGNDLFSKEHYDRAIFRDGTVVTQDHLFTQSMCYDAKTGEVAEDGEACTPLESEANKILEMNDQLIYSDLLRFKQAQ, encoded by the coding sequence ATGAATCGCACGAATCAATCGAAAGGAAGAATGGACCGATTCCGCCAAGCGGCGCTCGACTCGTTCAAAACACAACGTCTGTTCTGGATGTTCACCATCCTGTTATGGACGAAGTCGCTGATCGCGTATCAGTTCTTCTTCAACATGCCGGCCGAGAATCTGGTCCAGGCATTCATTCTCATCATTAACCCGCTCAGCTTCACGTTGTTCTTGTTCGCCTTCAGCTTCTTCTTCGGGGGAAATAAGAGGAAGTGGGCGCTGTATAGTCTATATCTCGTCTCCTCGCTCATCTTGTTCGCGGATACGACCTATTACCGTGAGTTCACGGATTTCTTGACCGTACCAGTCCTATTCCAATCGTCGAACATGGAGACGCTCTCGTCGTCATTCCTCTCGCTTCTCGAATGGAAAGACTTGCTCTTGTTAGGTGATCTCGTCGTGCTCCCGTTCCTACTATGGAAAATGAAAGAGACGAGCCAAGCGTCACAGCGCCGCGTCTTAATCACATTTACGGCAGCCGCCGCCATGTTCGGGTTCAACCTCGTCCTTGCGGAAACGGAGCGTCCAGAGTTACTCACGCGCTCGTTCGACCGGGAACTGTTGGTTAAAAACTTAGGAACGTTCAACTTCCACGTCTACGATGCCATGCTTCAAACGAAGACATCGGCCCAAAAAGCGCTTGCAGACGGATCTGAATTGGATGAAGTCGAGAACTTCACACGTCAGAACTATGCGGCGCCGGACCCGGAGATGTTCGGGAAGTATAAAGGCAAGAACGTTGTCGTCGTCTCGTTCGAGTCGGCTCAAAACTTCACGCACAACATGAAAGCGTCGAACGGCGAGTACATCACGCCGAACTTGAACAAACTGATCGAAGAGTCCCACTACTGGCCGAACTATTACCATACGACCGGCCAAGGGAAGACGTCAGATGCCGAGTTCGCACTCGATAACTCGCTCTACGGCCTCTCGCGTGGAGGAGTCTACTTCACGAACGCCGATAACGAATACAACGCGTTACCAGAAGTCATCAAAGATGACAACTACTACTCGGCCGTGTTCCACGCCAACAACAAGTCGTTCTGGAACCGAGACCAGATGTATCAAAACATCGGCGTCGACAAGTTCTTTGACGAAGCCAGCTACGACCTCGGAAACCCTGAGGATATGACGGAGTGGGGTCTTCTCGATGATGAGTTCTTCCGCCAATCGGTACCGATGCTCGAAGAGCTGCCAGAACCGTTCTATGCGAAGTTCATCACGCTGACGAACCATTTCCCGTACACGATGCCGAGTGAGAAGCACGAGCTCGTCCCGAAATTTGAGACGAACTCGACGACGCTCAACAACTTCCCGCAGGCGCTCGCCTATCAGGATTACGCGCTCGGGTTGTTCATCGACGAGTTAAAGGCGAACGGCATGTGGGATGACACGATCTTCGTCGTCTACGGTGACCATTACGGCATCTCGACGAACCATAACACCGCCATGGCGGACCTGCTCGGGAAAGACGAGTTGACGCCATACGACGTCGCCAAGCTCCAAGCGGTCCCGTTCGCGATTCATTTGCCGGGACAAGACAAAGGTGAAGTGCACGAGACGATCGGAAGTCATGTCGACATGAACCCGACGATTCAGCACTTGCTTGGAATCGATACGTCGGAACAGGTCGGATTCGGGAACGACTTGTTCTCGAAAGAGCATTATGACCGCGCCATCTTCCGTGATGGGACGGTCGTGACGCAAGACCATCTGTTCACGCAGTCGATGTGCTATGACGCCAAGACTGGCGAAGTCGCAGAAGACGGTGAGGCGTGTACACCACTTGAATCAGAAGCGAACAAAATCCTCGAGATGAACGACCAGCTCATCTATTCAGATTTACTCCGCTTCAAACAAGCTCAATAA
- a CDS encoding sulfite exporter TauE/SafE family protein: MEFGFIITIFLIGFIGSFISGMVGIGGSIIKYPMLLYVPPLLGFAAFSAHEVSGISAIQVFFATIGGIYAYRKGGYLNKQLILYMGVAVLIGSFIGGYGSTLLSENLINVVYAVLATIATIMMFLPKKNVEDVPLDQVTFNKVIAASSAFIVGVAAGIVGAAGAFILMPIMLVVLRIPTKMAIASSLAITFISSIGSTAGKIITDQIVWEPAVIMIIASLIAAPLGANVGKNMKTKSLQMILALLILASTVKIWMDIIG; encoded by the coding sequence ATGGAATTTGGATTTATCATCACCATCTTTTTGATCGGCTTTATCGGGTCGTTCATTTCAGGGATGGTCGGAATTGGCGGATCGATTATTAAATATCCGATGTTGTTGTATGTTCCACCGCTCCTCGGCTTCGCGGCGTTCAGCGCCCATGAAGTATCGGGGATCAGCGCGATTCAAGTCTTCTTCGCGACGATTGGCGGAATTTACGCATACCGGAAAGGCGGTTATTTGAACAAACAGCTCATCTTGTATATGGGTGTCGCCGTCTTGATTGGGAGTTTCATCGGAGGCTACGGCTCGACGCTCTTGTCTGAGAACTTGATTAACGTCGTTTATGCCGTGCTCGCGACGATTGCGACAATCATGATGTTCTTACCGAAAAAGAATGTCGAGGATGTTCCGCTCGACCAAGTCACATTCAATAAAGTGATTGCAGCGAGCTCGGCGTTCATCGTCGGGGTGGCAGCAGGGATCGTCGGGGCAGCAGGAGCGTTCATCTTGATGCCAATCATGCTCGTCGTGCTCCGGATTCCGACGAAGATGGCGATCGCGAGTTCGCTTGCCATCACGTTCATCTCGTCAATCGGTTCGACAGCAGGGAAAATCATCACCGACCAAATCGTGTGGGAACCAGCCGTCATCATGATCATCGCGAGTTTGATTGCGGCACCGCTCGGCGCGAACGTCGGCAAGAACATGAAGACGAAGTCACTTCAAATGATTTTGGCGTTACTGATTTTAGCGAGTACAGTAAAAATTTGGATGGACATCATCGGTTAA
- a CDS encoding rhodanese-like domain-containing protein, producing MKKLMLILSILVLVTIGIVLFTSKETGITKIDVETLQNRLKNEEITLLDVREVDEYEGGHIEGAVNAPLSSLNETELSYPKDEPIYVICRSGNRSAQAAQLLKERGYTEIYDVSGGMIAWEQK from the coding sequence TTGAAGAAATTAATGCTGATTTTATCGATTTTGGTGCTGGTGACGATCGGAATCGTTCTTTTCACGTCCAAAGAGACTGGAATTACAAAAATCGACGTCGAAACACTACAAAACAGATTGAAAAACGAAGAAATAACCTTATTAGACGTCCGAGAAGTGGACGAATACGAGGGGGGGCATATCGAAGGAGCGGTGAACGCACCACTTTCTTCATTAAATGAAACCGAATTATCTTATCCGAAAGATGAGCCGATCTATGTCATCTGCCGGAGCGGAAATCGAAGCGCCCAAGCGGCACAACTGTTGAAAGAACGTGGCTACACTGAAATTTACGATGTCTCGGGCGGTATGATTGCCTGGGAACAAAAATAA
- a CDS encoding rhodanese-like domain-containing protein, which translates to MKTISTTELETLLQSDETLNLIDVRETDEFAGGHIKQAKNVPLSEFGAKVDELDRSKPIHVICAAGGRSMNASAYLDSLGFDVINVDGGMMSWTGETV; encoded by the coding sequence ATGAAAACCATTTCGACAACTGAACTAGAAACATTGCTTCAATCTGATGAAACACTCAACTTGATTGATGTTCGGGAGACAGACGAATTTGCAGGTGGCCACATCAAGCAAGCGAAAAACGTGCCACTCTCTGAATTCGGAGCGAAAGTCGATGAGCTCGATCGTTCGAAACCGATTCACGTCATCTGTGCAGCAGGCGGACGAAGCATGAACGCTTCGGCTTACCTCGATTCACTCGGCTTCGATGTCATCAACGTCGATGGCGGCATGATGAGCTGGACGGGCGAAACAGTCTAA
- a CDS encoding MBL fold metallo-hydrolase, protein MLLRYFYDQKLAQASYMVGCQMTGEAVVIDPARNITPYLQEAEKEGMKIVATAETHIHADFVSGSLELAKRTGSTAYLSDEGDASWKYAFAKDIDSKLVKDGDTFKVGNVTLEVMHTPGHTPEHISFLLYDRNQTQPMGIFTGDFVFVGDIGRPDLLEEAAGVKGTTAIGAEQMFDSLKKFKDLPDFVQVWPGHGAGSACGKALGAIPTSTVGYEKATNWALQMTDKDAFIKELTTDQPEPPNYFAMMKKVNKEGIQVTNEIARPEVVGSDRLDTLVEETQVVDTRKGEEFAKGHVPGTINIPYNTKFVSWAGWLVNFDKDITLIASAEDVDQVQTDLQSIGLDRLRFVVPVEELGQELLTETYTDVTAEQAIESAEKGDVFVLDVRNATEWNASHYEKAERILLGKLARDHEGLPTDQAIAVHCASGVRSRMAASVLQSLGYKDIQNILGGYGAMKTVLNAEQIG, encoded by the coding sequence ATGTTATTACGTTATTTCTATGATCAAAAATTAGCACAAGCATCTTATATGGTCGGTTGCCAAATGACCGGTGAGGCCGTCGTCATCGACCCGGCCCGTAACATCACACCGTATCTTCAGGAAGCTGAAAAAGAAGGCATGAAGATCGTCGCGACGGCTGAGACTCACATCCACGCCGACTTCGTCTCAGGTTCACTCGAGCTTGCGAAACGTACCGGTTCAACGGCTTATCTATCAGACGAAGGCGACGCGTCATGGAAATATGCATTCGCGAAAGACATCGACTCAAAACTTGTCAAAGATGGCGACACGTTCAAAGTCGGTAACGTCACACTCGAAGTTATGCATACACCAGGTCACACGCCAGAGCATATCTCGTTCTTGCTCTACGACCGAAACCAAACACAACCAATGGGTATCTTCACAGGCGACTTCGTCTTCGTCGGCGATATCGGTCGTCCTGACTTGCTCGAAGAAGCAGCCGGTGTAAAAGGAACGACAGCGATCGGTGCCGAGCAAATGTTCGACTCGCTCAAAAAGTTCAAAGATCTTCCTGACTTCGTTCAAGTTTGGCCGGGCCATGGTGCCGGAAGTGCCTGCGGGAAAGCGCTCGGCGCCATCCCGACATCGACGGTCGGTTACGAGAAAGCGACGAACTGGGCGCTTCAAATGACAGACAAAGACGCGTTCATCAAAGAGTTGACGACGGACCAACCAGAACCGCCGAACTACTTCGCGATGATGAAAAAAGTGAACAAAGAAGGCATCCAAGTCACGAACGAAATCGCTCGTCCAGAAGTCGTCGGTTCGGACCGCCTCGATACGCTCGTCGAGGAAACACAAGTCGTCGATACGCGTAAAGGGGAAGAGTTCGCCAAAGGGCACGTCCCGGGCACAATCAACATCCCTTACAACACGAAGTTCGTCTCATGGGCCGGCTGGCTCGTCAACTTCGACAAAGACATCACGCTCATCGCGAGCGCGGAAGATGTCGATCAAGTACAGACGGACCTCCAATCGATCGGTCTCGACCGTCTCCGCTTCGTTGTCCCAGTCGAAGAACTCGGTCAAGAACTGTTGACGGAAACGTACACGGACGTGACAGCGGAACAAGCGATCGAGTCGGCAGAAAAAGGTGACGTTTTCGTCCTCGATGTCCGGAATGCGACAGAATGGAACGCGAGCCACTACGAGAAAGCCGAGCGCATCTTACTCGGTAAACTGGCACGCGACCATGAAGGTCTCCCGACAGATCAAGCAATCGCCGTTCACTGTGCATCTGGCGTCCGTTCACGGATGGCCGCGAGTGTGCTTCAATCACTCGGCTACAAGGATATCCAAAACATCCTCGGTGGCTATGGCGCGATGAAGACTGTCCTCAATGCAGAACAAATCGGCTAA